The Chitinophaga pinensis DSM 2588 region AGCATATTACAAATTTACAAAACTACTGCCGGAAGCAGCCCCAATTTCCAGGCCAACACCTGTTGCACATTAAATAATCTTACTATCTTTCCGGCCAATTTGAAAAACCAATCCGGATGAATACAAAAGGGATTGTTCCGAGAACATGGAGAAGGGTCAAGAAGATCGCACTTATTCTGTTTATAGCACAATTTGTCTACATCATTATTCTGAAGTGGATTAATCCTCCCATCACCCTGACCATGATATCTAGCTGGTTTAGTCTGATAGGTACCGATAAACACTTTCATAAAACCTGGGTGAATTACGACGAGATATCCCAACATGCCAAACTGGCGGTACTGGCCAGTGAGGATCAGCTGTTCCCCGATCACAATGGTTTTGACTTCAAGTCCATCGAAAAGGCCATGAAGCACAACCAGAAAAGCAAGAAAATAAGAGGCGCCAGCACCATCAGCCAACAGGTCGCTAAAAACGTTTTCCTCTGGCAGGGGCGTAGCTGGATACGTAAAGGACTTGAAGTATACTTCACCTTTATGATCGAAAAAATATGGGGGAAAGAACGCATTCTCGAGATGTATCTGAATGTGGCCCAGATGGGAGATGGGATCTTTGGGGTAGAAGCTGCCGCCCAGCAGTATTATCATAAAGGAGCCGCCAGCCTGAATCGTGAACAGGCCGCTATGATCGCTGCCTGTCTGCCTAATCCGGTGAAATACACCGTTATACCTCCGGCACGGGTCACTTCCTTCCGCCAGCGTAAGATATTACAACAAATGCGTTTTATCGCGCCTGACCCGGATATCTCCGAACTGGTCAGCAGCAAATAAAACACGCATAGTCAACGATATAACAAAAAAGCGTCCGCCACAGGCAAGACGCTTTTTTTTTATTGCTTTCAGCTCCGTCCGTTATAACAGCTTATCAACTGCTGCTATCGCCGAAGCAATTCTTTTTTCAAAACTTCCCCTGATCTCCACCCAGGGTACGCCCGATTCCATCACCAGCTCCCGGTAAACATTGTAAAAATATTCCCGCATAGCCGGGTCAGGATGCTCGCGCTGAGGATCTTCCTCCCAGGGGATATCGATATACGTCAGTAGATACAGATCATACCTCCTGTCCCTGATCGCCTGCAGGATCTCCGGGTCACAATTGCCATACTTATGCTCACTCCATACCTTAATGACATGCAGATCCGTATCACAGATCAGCAGGCGATTGGCCCGGGCAGCCAGTTGATCTTCCTGTGCAAGTTGCCCTTTTGCCATACTAAGGAGGTCAGATTGTTCATAAGGCCGGGGCAATGTTTCCAGGTATTGTCGCGCATACTCAGGCACCCACATAGTTTGATAATGCGCCGCCAGCTGCTCGCTCAATGAACTCTTCCCGGTAGACTCCGGCCCTATGACAACTACTTTCAACATATAATATAATAATATTACTTGGCCAGTCCGGGTGCATTTTGTTCACGCCATATCTTTCTCCAGCTGAAATATCCCATTACCGCCACAATGAACAGGAATATGGTCAGCACCGCCGTCGGTAGCAGGTGCTTATGAAATAACAGCGGTACCGCTACCAGGTTGGACACATTCAATACCACCCAGTTCTCGATCTTCCTTTTCGCCAGTAACCACATACCGGCACAAGCTGTTGCAGATACAAATGCGTCTATTACCGGAACATCTGAATTGGAATAGTTCCTGAGCAGATACCCGAATAAGGCCCAGCCAATTAAGGTAATACCGCCTGTTACCATCCATTCACTCCGGGTAGCCCAGCCGACAGGTGTTTCCGGTTCGCTTGCACTCTTCCTGGCCCAATGGTACCACCCGTATACACTCATGATAAAATAGTAGACGTTCAGCGTTGCCTCGGCATACAGCTTAAACTGCTCCCTTGACAACAGGTAAGCATAGATTCCCGTGCTCACCAGTCCTGTAGGATACAGCCAGATGCTGTTCTGCTTACTGCATATCACACTGATCGCGCCAAACAAAGCCGCTATGATTTCCAGCCAGCTCATTTGGTGTACGCCTGCCAGCAATCCCTGATATAGTGCGTCAAAATTCATCCTGCTAAGTTATATGGCATTATTTCTCTCCCAGTAAACTACCTGATACGTTCCAGGCGCTGAAACTGTTTCCTTCTCTTTCTCCCAAAGGAATCTTCACTTTGAACGTGTGTACACCCGGTGTCAGATCGGGCAAAGGTATGGTAACCGGTTCAGTTACACTACCCGGGCACCAGTTAGATCTGCTCAGATCAGAAGAAGAGAGTCCATTGCCGAAATTACCTGATGACGGATTCAGTAACCGGAAGTTGCCACAGTCTGTTCTCCATGGAATAAAGTGGTACACCCGATTGCCATCTACAAAGATCTCATTCAGCTTCTGGTTGAACTCATCTCCGCCGCCCCAGCCCCCATGACCGGTAGAGGTATAACGTAAACGCAGGTTCCTCAGGCCGGCAGGTATATTTACCGTTACCTCCAGCGAATCTTTACCGAACATGGTACCATACTCCTGGCTGGCCATTTCCATCAGGTTGGTGGTATTGAATATCGGCATGATCCAGTGTTCTTTATCAGTGGTATCCCGGTCGTTATCTCCCGGATAGTACTTCAGTCGTAAACTTACCTTATGTCCTCCTTTATCATAGTTACCCACAAATACACCAATCCATACTTCGCCATTCAGACGTGGTTGTAACTCCGTAATATCCTGACGATATACCGCAGAATCAGCCCACTGGTAGCCTTTGATCTTTACCTTCTGGTTGTAATGGTTCACCCCGAACGGTGTAAAGAAACGCATCAGTTCAAGGGTAGGGAGGTAGTCGTCAGTAGCGGTTACTCCACGGTATTTCTCATGGTACACCGGCAATGCGCTTACCCCATTTTTCAGTCCATCCAGGAAAGACTGCTTCTTATCTTTTGGGATCATAAACACAGATCCGGTACGGTCATAGGCATCTCCATTGGAGAATTGTGCCACTTCTGCAAATACAGTCCCTGCGTTCAGCGCAGGCAGCTTTACCTTTTTCAGGATCACGGTTCCGCCGGCATAGTGGTAAGTCACGTTCTCCTGCTCTCCGGCAGGGTCATGGTGCTCATTCCCCCAGCTGATCTGTTCCTGGTTGAAGATGCTGATCGTGGTGAACCTGTTTTCTATAACCTGGCGCAGGTAAGTGGCGTCATCCACCATCTGTCCCATGGCGACAGGCCATTGCAGTTCTTCGTCCTTCACATCACGCAGGTCTACCTTCGTAGCGATATATTCTGAATTACCGTTGCGGATGGATCTCAGCACCAGACCAAGACCGGGTGCATAGCCCTGTACCGGGGTTCCTTTAAACGGCAATGTATTGGTATACCAGATGTCTATGCTGTTGGAGCGTACGACCAGTTTCGCCTTTTTACAGGGGTATCCCAGTATGGTATCGGTGCCCGGCACCAATTCAGCCTGTTCGTAGTCAGCAAATGCCTTTTTAAATGTCAGCAGGTGTCCATCCTTGTCGCTGATCTGCTGGTAAGTAGCCTTCGCTTTGTTATCCAGCAATTGTAATTCCTTTTTGTTCACTGCATTCAGCGGCTTAAACCGGGCTTTGTCACCTTTGATGATCAGCTGAATACCACCATCCGGCATATCCTTACCATTGTACTTAAAAGCATAGGTAACCTCGGCGCCGGGTTGTACAGACTTGGACTGCGCCAGTGCGGTCCCTGTTGCGAGCAGGGTCATCCACACAAATGAAAATTTCCTCATAA contains the following coding sequences:
- the mtgA gene encoding monofunctional biosynthetic peptidoglycan transglycosylase encodes the protein MNTKGIVPRTWRRVKKIALILFIAQFVYIIILKWINPPITLTMISSWFSLIGTDKHFHKTWVNYDEISQHAKLAVLASEDQLFPDHNGFDFKSIEKAMKHNQKSKKIRGASTISQQVAKNVFLWQGRSWIRKGLEVYFTFMIEKIWGKERILEMYLNVAQMGDGIFGVEAAAQQYYHKGAASLNREQAAMIAACLPNPVKYTVIPPARVTSFRQRKILQQMRFIAPDPDISELVSSK
- a CDS encoding PNGase F N-terminal domain-containing protein — protein: MRKFSFVWMTLLATGTALAQSKSVQPGAEVTYAFKYNGKDMPDGGIQLIIKGDKARFKPLNAVNKKELQLLDNKAKATYQQISDKDGHLLTFKKAFADYEQAELVPGTDTILGYPCKKAKLVVRSNSIDIWYTNTLPFKGTPVQGYAPGLGLVLRSIRNGNSEYIATKVDLRDVKDEELQWPVAMGQMVDDATYLRQVIENRFTTISIFNQEQISWGNEHHDPAGEQENVTYHYAGGTVILKKVKLPALNAGTVFAEVAQFSNGDAYDRTGSVFMIPKDKKQSFLDGLKNGVSALPVYHEKYRGVTATDDYLPTLELMRFFTPFGVNHYNQKVKIKGYQWADSAVYRQDITELQPRLNGEVWIGVFVGNYDKGGHKVSLRLKYYPGDNDRDTTDKEHWIMPIFNTTNLMEMASQEYGTMFGKDSLEVTVNIPAGLRNLRLRYTSTGHGGWGGGDEFNQKLNEIFVDGNRVYHFIPWRTDCGNFRLLNPSSGNFGNGLSSSDLSRSNWCPGSVTEPVTIPLPDLTPGVHTFKVKIPLGEREGNSFSAWNVSGSLLGEK
- the pnuC gene encoding nicotinamide riboside transporter PnuC, which gives rise to MNFDALYQGLLAGVHQMSWLEIIAALFGAISVICSKQNSIWLYPTGLVSTGIYAYLLSREQFKLYAEATLNVYYFIMSVYGWYHWARKSASEPETPVGWATRSEWMVTGGITLIGWALFGYLLRNYSNSDVPVIDAFVSATACAGMWLLAKRKIENWVVLNVSNLVAVPLLFHKHLLPTAVLTIFLFIVAVMGYFSWRKIWREQNAPGLAK
- a CDS encoding AAA family ATPase; this encodes MLKVVVIGPESTGKSSLSEQLAAHYQTMWVPEYARQYLETLPRPYEQSDLLSMAKGQLAQEDQLAARANRLLICDTDLHVIKVWSEHKYGNCDPEILQAIRDRRYDLYLLTYIDIPWEEDPQREHPDPAMREYFYNVYRELVMESGVPWVEIRGSFEKRIASAIAAVDKLL